In Caproicibacterium amylolyticum, a genomic segment contains:
- the ptsP gene encoding phosphoenolpyruvate--protein phosphotransferase has product MKKFHGIGASAGIAMGRLVWYRKAETAVKKQPAGDSQEELSRFQAAQTQAGSALDALYLQSMKRIGEKDSMIFQIHKMMLEDEDFTDAVAAKIQQEHVSAEYAVWQTGQEFAQRFASMDSEYMRGRKTDVLDIAQRLVRCLSPKAPAATFCLTEPSVLIANDLTPSETVQLDKSNVLAIVTLNGSKTSHSAILARTMGIPAVMGLKGTAGELPDTAFVVVDGTSGELILEPDAQTRGLYEKKQAAYVQHKQLLQRLLNSKIITADDRIMEVNANIGHPADADSALENGADGIGLFRSEFLFMERDTLPDEETQFEAYRQVLQKMGSKPVIVRTFDIGADKQVPYLNLPKEENPALGCRAIRICLDRRELFKTQLRALLRASAFGSLKIMFPMIISSEELNTAKGILEEAKAELSAESVAFSPDLKVGIMVETPSAAIMSDELAKHCDFFSVGTNDLTQYTLAADRMNSKLAGVYNQRSPAVLRLIHMAAENAHKAGIPIGICGESAADRTLTDFYLKIGIDELSVAPSSVLELKEALQQSIDVCKGKDSTKNVTVS; this is encoded by the coding sequence ATGAAAAAATTTCACGGAATCGGTGCTTCCGCGGGTATTGCCATGGGCCGCCTGGTGTGGTACCGAAAAGCGGAAACAGCAGTCAAAAAACAGCCGGCAGGTGATTCGCAGGAAGAACTGTCCCGCTTTCAGGCCGCACAGACACAGGCAGGGTCTGCGCTGGATGCGCTCTACCTGCAGTCCATGAAGCGAATTGGCGAAAAGGACTCTATGATTTTTCAAATCCACAAAATGATGCTGGAGGATGAGGACTTTACGGATGCGGTTGCTGCAAAAATCCAGCAGGAGCACGTAAGCGCCGAATATGCTGTCTGGCAGACCGGTCAGGAGTTTGCACAGCGTTTTGCGTCGATGGACTCGGAATATATGCGCGGCAGAAAAACGGATGTTTTGGATATTGCGCAGCGTTTGGTTCGCTGCCTTTCCCCCAAGGCACCGGCCGCAACTTTTTGCTTGACGGAACCATCTGTGCTGATTGCCAACGATCTTACCCCCAGTGAAACCGTACAGCTCGATAAATCAAATGTGCTGGCGATTGTTACGCTCAACGGTTCCAAAACTTCGCATTCCGCGATTTTGGCCCGCACCATGGGGATTCCTGCGGTGATGGGGCTGAAGGGAACAGCCGGAGAACTGCCGGATACCGCGTTTGTCGTAGTGGACGGAACTTCCGGTGAGTTGATTTTGGAACCGGACGCTCAAACCCGTGGCCTGTACGAAAAGAAGCAGGCAGCCTATGTACAGCATAAACAGCTGCTGCAGCGGCTGCTGAATTCTAAAATTATAACCGCGGATGACCGTATCATGGAGGTCAACGCCAACATCGGTCATCCGGCAGACGCGGACAGCGCGCTGGAAAACGGTGCAGACGGAATCGGCCTGTTTCGCAGTGAGTTTTTGTTCATGGAACGGGACACACTGCCGGATGAAGAAACACAGTTTGAGGCCTACCGGCAGGTCCTTCAGAAGATGGGAAGCAAACCGGTGATTGTCCGCACATTTGACATTGGTGCAGACAAACAAGTCCCTTACCTCAATCTGCCCAAGGAAGAAAATCCGGCCCTTGGCTGCCGCGCGATCCGCATCTGCCTTGACCGCAGGGAGCTTTTTAAAACCCAACTGCGCGCACTGCTGCGGGCATCGGCTTTTGGCAGTCTGAAAATTATGTTTCCAATGATCATTTCATCGGAAGAATTAAATACTGCCAAGGGGATTTTGGAGGAAGCAAAAGCCGAACTTTCGGCAGAATCCGTTGCTTTTTCACCGGACTTGAAAGTCGGAATCATGGTGGAGACCCCCTCCGCCGCCATTATGAGTGATGAACTTGCAAAACACTGTGACTTTTTCAGCGTTGGGACGAATGATTTAACGCAGTACACGCTTGCCGCCGACCGCATGAACAGCAAACTTGCCGGTGTGTATAACCAGCGCAGCCCGGCAGTCCTGCGGCTGATTCACATGGCCGCGGAAAATGCGCACAAAGCCGGTATTCCTATTGGCATCTGCGGGGAATCGGCCGCTGACCGCACACTGACTGACTTCTATCTAAAAATCGGCATAGATGAGCTTTCGGTGGCCCCGTCTTCTGTACTGGAATTAAAAGAAGCACTGCAGCAGTCCATTGACGTCTGCAAGGGAAAGGATTCAACAAAAAATGTCACTGTTTCATAA
- the secA gene encoding preprotein translocase subunit SecA, with the protein MPNNILTKFFGNYSKRELKRVQPICDAVLALEDKYKELSDEELKAQTPALKERLASGESLDDILPDAFAVCREASARVLEMRHFPVQIIGGIVLHQGRIAEMKTGEGKTLVATLPAYLNGLAGKGVHIVTVNDYLARRDSEWMGKVYSFLGLSVGLITHEKDNNARKEAYASDITYGTNNEFGFDYLRDNMVIYKEDKVQRGHSFSIVDEVDSILIDEARTPLIISGPGDKSTEMYTIADHFAQTLKVVKVAELNEKEDNDALYSDADYIVDEKAKTATLTPPGVKKAEAFFHLDNLTDAENIGVQHYVNQAIKARGVMTRDVDYVVKDGEVIIVDEFTGRLMYGRRYNEGLHQAIEAKEGVKVARESKTLATITFQNYFRLYDKLSGMTGTAMTEEDEFREIYKLDVVEIPTNKPMVREDQHDVVYKTEKAKFNAVIDDVVEHHEKGQPVLVGTISIEKSEELSKMLKLRGIQHVVLNAKYHEKEAEIVAQAGKKDAVTIATNMAGRGTDIMLGGNSEYTAKSEMRRMGFSEELIAEATAYGETDNVDILNARKTFKELEDKYKEEIRPQAEAVREAGGLYIIGTERHESRRIDNQLRGRAGRQGDPGMSRFYISLEDDLMRLFGGERVAAMMETLNVDEDTPIENKMLSKTIENAQRKIEGRNFGIRKDVLKYDDVNSRQREIIYKQRDQVLNGENVHTQVMDMIKQAIENQVKIYLPMDESFMDDPRHNWNMDGLRDRYMGWLLTEDDLVYTDEERKSLKPEEVAQALYEKAEEICNQREQQFGEEICRELERVILLKNVDTEWMDHIDAMEELQRGIRLRAYGQKDPVVEYRLESFDMFDAMIDTIRENTARMMLTVRLHTQEEPQREQVLEPTTASGAPEGEAEAQPEEHPGQHKIGRNEPCPCGSGLKWKKCTCDKFHPKDGSQPYVND; encoded by the coding sequence ATGCCAAACAATATCCTGACCAAATTCTTCGGGAACTACAGCAAGCGCGAGCTGAAGCGCGTTCAGCCTATCTGCGATGCTGTGCTTGCGCTCGAGGACAAGTATAAAGAACTTTCCGACGAGGAGCTGAAAGCACAAACCCCAGCCCTCAAAGAAAGACTGGCGTCCGGCGAGAGCCTGGACGACATTCTGCCCGATGCGTTTGCTGTCTGCCGTGAAGCAAGTGCCCGTGTGCTGGAAATGCGCCACTTCCCCGTGCAGATTATCGGCGGCATTGTGCTGCATCAGGGCCGTATTGCTGAGATGAAGACCGGCGAAGGTAAAACACTGGTTGCTACCCTGCCGGCTTACCTGAACGGCCTTGCCGGAAAAGGTGTGCACATTGTTACGGTCAATGACTACCTGGCTCGCCGCGACAGTGAGTGGATGGGCAAAGTCTACAGTTTCCTAGGGTTGTCGGTTGGTTTGATTACCCACGAAAAGGACAACAACGCACGTAAAGAAGCCTATGCTTCCGACATTACCTACGGTACCAACAACGAATTTGGTTTTGACTATTTGCGCGACAACATGGTTATCTATAAAGAGGACAAGGTACAGCGCGGCCACAGCTTCTCCATCGTCGATGAGGTTGACTCCATTTTGATTGATGAGGCGCGTACGCCGCTGATTATTTCCGGCCCGGGCGACAAGTCCACCGAAATGTACACCATTGCCGACCACTTTGCGCAGACATTAAAAGTTGTCAAGGTTGCGGAGCTGAACGAAAAAGAGGACAATGATGCGCTGTACTCTGATGCGGATTATATTGTAGACGAAAAGGCAAAGACTGCCACCCTTACCCCGCCCGGTGTGAAAAAAGCGGAGGCGTTCTTCCATCTGGACAACCTGACGGATGCCGAAAATATCGGTGTTCAGCATTATGTAAACCAGGCAATCAAAGCCCGCGGTGTTATGACCCGCGACGTAGATTACGTTGTAAAAGACGGCGAAGTCATTATCGTTGATGAATTCACCGGCCGTTTGATGTATGGCCGCCGTTACAACGAAGGTCTTCATCAGGCCATCGAAGCTAAGGAAGGCGTTAAGGTTGCCCGCGAAAGCAAAACGCTGGCCACCATTACATTCCAGAACTATTTCCGCCTGTATGACAAGCTTTCCGGTATGACCGGTACCGCTATGACGGAAGAGGATGAGTTCCGCGAAATCTACAAGCTGGATGTTGTGGAAATCCCCACAAACAAGCCAATGGTGCGTGAGGATCAGCATGATGTTGTTTACAAGACCGAAAAGGCAAAGTTCAACGCGGTCATTGACGACGTTGTGGAGCACCACGAAAAAGGTCAGCCGGTTCTGGTTGGTACCATTTCCATTGAAAAGAGTGAGGAACTTTCCAAGATGCTGAAGCTGCGCGGCATTCAGCATGTTGTTCTGAACGCAAAGTATCACGAAAAAGAAGCGGAAATCGTTGCGCAGGCCGGTAAAAAAGATGCCGTTACCATTGCCACCAACATGGCTGGCCGTGGTACCGATATTATGCTGGGCGGCAACAGCGAGTATACCGCAAAGAGCGAAATGCGCCGCATGGGCTTCAGCGAGGAATTGATTGCGGAGGCTACCGCTTACGGTGAGACCGACAATGTCGATATTCTGAATGCCCGCAAGACATTCAAGGAACTGGAAGATAAGTACAAAGAGGAAATTCGCCCGCAGGCAGAGGCAGTGCGTGAGGCAGGCGGTCTGTATATTATCGGCACCGAGCGCCACGAGTCCCGCCGTATTGATAACCAACTGCGCGGCCGTGCCGGCCGTCAGGGCGACCCCGGTATGTCCCGCTTCTATATTTCTCTGGAAGATGACCTGATGCGTCTGTTTGGCGGCGAACGCGTTGCGGCCATGATGGAAACACTGAATGTGGACGAGGATACCCCGATTGAAAACAAGATGCTGAGCAAAACAATCGAGAACGCACAGCGCAAGATTGAGGGTCGCAACTTTGGTATCCGTAAAGACGTGCTGAAATATGACGACGTCAACTCCCGCCAGCGTGAAATTATCTACAAGCAGCGTGACCAGGTGCTCAACGGCGAAAATGTGCATACACAGGTTATGGACATGATTAAGCAGGCGATTGAGAACCAGGTGAAAATTTACCTGCCAATGGATGAAAGCTTCATGGACGATCCGCGCCACAACTGGAACATGGACGGTTTACGTGACCGTTACATGGGCTGGCTGCTTACCGAGGATGACCTTGTGTACACCGACGAGGAACGCAAGAGCCTGAAGCCGGAAGAAGTTGCACAGGCGCTGTATGAAAAGGCAGAGGAAATCTGCAATCAGCGTGAGCAGCAGTTCGGTGAGGAAATCTGCCGTGAGCTGGAGCGCGTCATTCTGCTGAAAAACGTTGACACAGAGTGGATGGATCATATTGATGCAATGGAAGAGCTGCAGCGCGGCATCCGCCTGCGTGCATACGGCCAGAAAGATCCGGTAGTCGAATACCGTCTGGAAAGCTTCGATATGTTTGACGCAATGATTGACACCATTCGTGAAAACACAGCCCGCATGATGCTGACTGTCCGCCTGCACACACAGGAAGAACCGCAGCGTGAGCAGGTGTTGGAGCCGACCACTGCTTCCGGTGCACCGGAGGGTGAAGCGGAAGCTCAGCCGGAGGAACATCCCGGCCAGCACAAAATCGGACGCAATGAGCCCTGCCCCTGCGGCAGCGGCCTAAAGTGGAAGAAGTGCACTTGTGATAAGTTCCATCCCAAAGACGGCAGCCAGCCGTATGTGAATGACTAA
- a CDS encoding GNAT family N-acetyltransferase, which yields MITYENELHPETYNELRELVGWCRIAERRAEIGLNHSYYLIAAKDGEKTVGMARVISDGGYVAYIADVVVHPDYQRQGIGREMLLRLMRFLKQDLRAGERMMVCLGAAAGKEPFYKLFGFEERPNAHSGAGMSQWIESDM from the coding sequence ATGATCACTTATGAAAATGAATTGCATCCAGAAACGTACAATGAATTACGGGAACTGGTTGGCTGGTGCCGCATTGCGGAAAGACGTGCCGAAATTGGGTTGAATCACTCGTATTATCTGATTGCTGCAAAGGACGGCGAAAAAACCGTTGGTATGGCGCGCGTGATCAGCGATGGTGGGTATGTAGCCTATATTGCGGATGTTGTGGTTCACCCGGATTATCAGCGGCAGGGTATTGGCCGGGAAATGCTGCTGCGGCTCATGCGGTTTTTAAAGCAGGATTTGCGGGCTGGTGAGCGGATGATGGTTTGTCTTGGCGCGGCAGCGGGCAAGGAGCCATTTTACAAACTTTTTGGTTTTGAGGAGCGTCCCAACGCGCACAGCGGCGCGGGAATGTCCCAGTGGATTGAAAGTGATATGTAA
- a CDS encoding RNA polymerase sigma factor, producing MMKKEPMRTQMFMECAVKRFGTPVYQLALVHTQNRADAEDVFQEAFLRLYLDATLFADDEHLKAWLLQVTINACHDLHRSAWSRRRAALSEDIPFETEEDSGLWAAVAKLPQKYRDVIHLYYQEGYSAEEIGNILGRKTATVRTQMCRARELLKSELGGNYNEERVQENVQPDHA from the coding sequence ATGATGAAAAAAGAGCCGATGCGCACACAAATGTTTATGGAGTGCGCAGTCAAGCGGTTTGGGACACCCGTGTATCAGCTGGCACTGGTGCACACCCAAAACCGTGCGGATGCCGAGGATGTTTTTCAGGAAGCATTTCTGCGGCTATATCTGGATGCCACACTGTTTGCGGATGACGAACATCTGAAAGCATGGTTGCTGCAGGTAACCATAAATGCCTGCCATGACCTGCACCGCAGCGCATGGAGCCGCCGGAGGGCGGCACTTTCGGAGGATATCCCCTTTGAAACAGAGGAAGACTCCGGCCTTTGGGCAGCCGTCGCGAAACTGCCGCAGAAGTACCGGGACGTTATCCATCTGTACTACCAGGAGGGCTACTCCGCTGAGGAGATTGGCAATATTCTGGGGCGAAAGACCGCAACCGTGCGCACACAAATGTGCCGCGCACGCGAACTGCTGAAATCTGAATTGGGAGGAAACTACAATGAAGAACGAGTACAGGAAAATGTGCAGCCAGATCACGCCTGA
- a CDS encoding PTS sugar transporter subunit IIA, with the protein MSLFHKTKAAGTILAPQTGTMIPLSEVPDEVFANKILGDGAAVVPTDHRVTAPVSGQVVQIAKTLHAVCLQSEDGLEILIHMGLETVQLKGEGFTCHVKLGQHVEAGDLLMEMDIQQMKQAGYHVVTPCVITNMEQVKSLHAHTGESLAGKTTLLEYTL; encoded by the coding sequence ATGTCACTGTTTCATAAAACAAAAGCAGCGGGAACTATTTTGGCACCGCAGACGGGAACGATGATTCCGCTCAGTGAGGTGCCAGACGAGGTCTTTGCAAATAAAATTTTGGGTGATGGTGCCGCTGTGGTTCCAACGGATCATCGGGTAACAGCACCTGTTTCCGGCCAAGTTGTACAGATAGCCAAAACTCTGCACGCAGTTTGCCTGCAGAGTGAAGATGGACTGGAAATTTTAATTCATATGGGGCTGGAAACCGTTCAGCTGAAAGGCGAAGGGTTTACCTGCCATGTAAAGCTAGGCCAGCACGTAGAGGCCGGCGACTTGCTGATGGAAATGGATATTCAGCAGATGAAGCAGGCTGGCTATCATGTTGTAACACCCTGTGTTATTACCAACATGGAACAGGTAAAAAGCCTGCACGCGCATACCGGAGAATCTCTGGCCGGCAAAACAACTCTTTTGGAATACACCTTATAA
- a CDS encoding S66 family peptidase, protein MQKPKQLRRGDKVAVVSLSSGMLGEQEEGHVQQLGEKRLHEFGLTPVYMPNALKGIAYLKEHPEARATDLKDAFLDERINGIICAIGGDDTYRLLPYLMEDAEFREAVQKYPKLFTGFSDTTIDHLMLYRLGLQTFYGPNFICDLGELASEMLPYTKEAFGSYFKNDETAQILSSSVWYEERTDFSTAVLDTERVSHPETHGYEVLQGSGVRSGTLLGGCMESLYDVLNGSRYADEQAVCEKYGIFPKPEEWCGKIVFLETCEEQPTPELFRKELTALREHGVFDAAAGVLAGKPQDETYYREYQVIYREVLPKDLPVLFNVNFGHAYPRCVLQYGTRVRVDFDKGTIFRLEPMFQQN, encoded by the coding sequence ATGCAGAAACCGAAGCAGCTTAGGCGGGGCGACAAAGTGGCTGTTGTCAGCCTTTCCAGCGGAATGTTGGGCGAGCAGGAGGAAGGCCATGTACAGCAGCTGGGCGAAAAACGTCTGCACGAATTTGGCTTGACGCCAGTGTATATGCCGAATGCGCTCAAAGGAATTGCGTACCTGAAAGAGCACCCGGAAGCCAGAGCCACCGATCTGAAAGATGCCTTTCTGGACGAGCGGATTAACGGCATTATTTGCGCAATCGGCGGCGATGATACTTACCGTTTGCTGCCTTATCTTATGGAAGATGCTGAATTTCGTGAAGCGGTGCAAAAGTACCCGAAGCTGTTCACCGGCTTTTCCGATACAACAATCGACCATTTGATGCTGTACCGCTTGGGGCTGCAGACCTTTTACGGTCCTAACTTTATTTGTGACCTTGGGGAACTGGCTTCGGAGATGCTGCCTTATACCAAAGAAGCGTTTGGAAGCTACTTCAAAAATGACGAAACGGCGCAGATTTTATCCAGTTCGGTGTGGTACGAGGAACGCACGGACTTCTCAACAGCGGTGCTCGATACAGAACGTGTTTCTCACCCGGAAACACATGGCTATGAAGTGCTGCAGGGCAGCGGCGTGCGTTCCGGTACGCTGCTGGGCGGTTGTATGGAGAGCCTTTACGATGTGCTAAATGGAAGCCGCTATGCAGATGAACAGGCAGTCTGTGAAAAATATGGAATTTTTCCGAAGCCGGAGGAATGGTGCGGAAAAATCGTGTTTTTGGAAACGTGCGAAGAGCAGCCAACACCGGAGCTGTTCCGAAAAGAACTGACAGCTTTGCGGGAACACGGCGTCTTTGACGCGGCTGCGGGTGTGCTGGCGGGCAAGCCGCAGGATGAAACATATTACCGGGAGTATCAGGTAATTTATCGAGAAGTTTTACCCAAAGACCTGCCAGTACTGTTCAATGTGAATTTTGGGCATGCTTACCCGCGGTGTGTGCTGCAGTACGGAACGCGTGTGCGGGTTGATTTTGACAAGGGTACAATCTTTCGGTTGGAGCCAATGTTTCAACAGAATTAA
- a CDS encoding HPr family phosphocarrier protein, with amino-acid sequence MKQFTYMIKAAEGLHARPAGLLVNCAKACTSTVQISADGSEADAKRLFSVMNLGISQNDTVIITITGPDEETDCEKLRAFCESNL; translated from the coding sequence TTGAAACAATTCACCTACATGATTAAAGCAGCAGAGGGCCTGCATGCCCGCCCAGCCGGACTTTTAGTAAACTGTGCAAAAGCATGCACTTCCACTGTACAAATCTCCGCCGACGGCAGTGAAGCAGACGCAAAGCGTCTGTTTTCTGTGATGAATCTTGGTATTTCGCAGAACGATACGGTTATTATTACTATTACCGGCCCAGATGAAGAAACTGACTGCGAAAAACTCCGCGCTTTTTGTGAATCCAATTTGTAA
- the fba gene encoding class II fructose-1,6-bisphosphate aldolase: MALVNTKEMFKKAYEGGYAIGAFNVNNMEIIQGITEAAGELKAPVILQVSKGARAYANPTYLVKLVEAAVAQNPDIPITLHLDHGPSYEMCKACIDDGFTSVMFDGSSKPFEENVAEAAKVVEYAHKYNVTVEAELGTLGGVEDEVSVEADKAMYTDPEQVQDFVNQTGVDSLAIAIGTSHGAYKFKPGQDPKLRLDILEEVSKRLPGFPIVLHGASSVPQEFVNIINQYGGNMPNAIGIPESELRKAAKMAVCKINVDSDIRLAMTASIRKYFAEHPDHFDPRQYLAPARQAVKDMVAHKITEVMGCDGKA, translated from the coding sequence ATGGCATTAGTAAACACCAAGGAAATGTTCAAAAAAGCTTACGAGGGCGGCTACGCCATCGGCGCTTTCAACGTGAACAACATGGAGATCATCCAGGGCATCACGGAAGCAGCCGGCGAGCTGAAAGCTCCCGTCATTCTGCAGGTTTCCAAAGGCGCCCGCGCCTACGCCAACCCCACCTATCTGGTAAAGCTGGTTGAGGCTGCTGTTGCCCAGAACCCGGATATCCCGATTACCCTGCATCTGGACCACGGCCCGTCTTACGAGATGTGCAAAGCCTGCATCGACGACGGCTTCACCTCTGTTATGTTCGACGGTTCCTCCAAACCCTTCGAGGAGAACGTTGCCGAGGCCGCAAAAGTCGTGGAATACGCACATAAATACAATGTAACTGTTGAAGCGGAACTGGGTACTCTGGGCGGCGTGGAAGACGAAGTTTCCGTCGAAGCCGACAAGGCTATGTACACTGACCCGGAGCAGGTTCAGGACTTTGTAAACCAGACCGGCGTTGACAGCCTTGCAATCGCTATCGGCACCAGCCACGGCGCTTACAAGTTCAAGCCCGGTCAGGACCCGAAGCTGCGTCTGGACATCCTTGAGGAAGTTTCCAAACGTCTGCCCGGCTTCCCGATCGTTCTGCACGGCGCTTCCAGCGTTCCGCAGGAATTTGTAAACATCATCAACCAGTACGGCGGCAACATGCCGAACGCAATCGGCATCCCCGAAAGCGAACTGCGCAAGGCTGCAAAGATGGCTGTCTGCAAGATCAACGTAGACTCCGACATCCGCCTTGCTATGACCGCTTCCATCCGCAAGTACTTCGCTGAGCATCCGGATCACTTTGACCCGCGCCAGTACCTTGCTCCTGCACGTCAGGCTGTTAAGGACATGGTTGCTCACAAGATTACAGAAGTTATGGGCTGCGACGGCAAAGCCTGA
- the rlmB gene encoding 23S rRNA (guanosine(2251)-2'-O)-methyltransferase RlmB translates to MKPNRNEQDDRVRGDDIIAGRNAAAEAFKSGRTLEALYIARGQHGGSIGALIARAKEAGVPVKEADPRKLDAMCGGAAHQGVVAVASVKEYANLDDVFALAKERGEAPFLIVADGLEDPHNLGAVLRVAECAGAHGVIIPKRRSVGLTYAVGKASAGAVEYVPVVRVNSLPAVLDELKDRGVWLYAADMDGEPWCGVDYAGPCAIVIGSEGFGVSRLVKEKCDFVISLPMKGKINSLNASVACGIVCYEVARQRAGIHSK, encoded by the coding sequence ATGAAACCAAACCGGAATGAACAAGATGACCGTGTGCGCGGCGATGACATTATCGCTGGCCGCAATGCTGCAGCAGAAGCTTTCAAAAGCGGACGCACACTGGAAGCGCTCTATATTGCACGAGGACAGCACGGCGGCAGCATTGGCGCGCTGATTGCCCGTGCAAAGGAAGCTGGCGTACCGGTTAAGGAAGCGGACCCGCGCAAGCTCGACGCCATGTGCGGCGGTGCGGCCCATCAAGGGGTTGTAGCCGTGGCTTCCGTAAAAGAATATGCAAATTTGGATGATGTTTTTGCACTTGCAAAAGAGCGCGGCGAAGCCCCCTTCCTGATTGTTGCGGACGGCCTTGAGGATCCGCATAATTTGGGAGCGGTGCTGCGTGTAGCGGAGTGCGCGGGTGCGCACGGAGTGATTATACCCAAACGCCGCAGTGTTGGATTGACTTATGCAGTCGGCAAAGCCAGTGCGGGCGCGGTGGAGTATGTGCCGGTTGTGCGGGTGAACAGCCTGCCTGCTGTGCTGGATGAGCTGAAGGACCGCGGGGTGTGGCTGTATGCCGCCGATATGGACGGCGAACCGTGGTGCGGCGTGGATTACGCGGGGCCGTGTGCTATTGTAATCGGCAGCGAGGGCTTTGGCGTAAGCCGCTTAGTAAAAGAAAAATGTGATTTTGTCATTTCCCTGCCCATGAAGGGGAAAATCAATTCCCTGAACGCTTCCGTCGCCTGCGGTATCGTTTGCTATGAAGTGGCGCGTCAGCGTGCGGGAATCCACTCGAAGTAG
- a CDS encoding DNA-3-methyladenine glycosylase family protein encodes MNLRKTLLCGQCFRWREIAPDVFSGTVGNRHLTLTQQDLPRLRQDPFWCIYFDLNTDYETLRKQLSALHPNLNKAAQHGCGIHILRQEPWETLCSFIISQNNNIPRIQGIIDRLCGETEACSPAAFQNGPAVHPFPQPETLAALSETDLAPLRCGFRARYILDAARKVADGNVNLEALRTAPLAEARAVLMQITGVGPKVADCTLLYGLHRMDAFPVDVWMKRAMGQWFPGVDPVSFGSAAGLAQQYIFDWVRSGASEEEIPG; translated from the coding sequence TTGAACCTACGCAAAACACTGCTCTGCGGGCAGTGCTTCCGCTGGCGGGAAATTGCACCGGATGTTTTTTCCGGTACCGTCGGCAACAGACATTTAACCTTGACTCAGCAGGACCTGCCGCGGCTGCGGCAAGACCCGTTCTGGTGTATCTACTTCGACCTGAACACGGATTATGAAACTCTGCGCAAGCAGCTTTCCGCGCTGCACCCAAACCTAAATAAAGCCGCACAGCACGGCTGCGGCATTCACATTCTGCGGCAGGAACCTTGGGAAACACTCTGCTCCTTCATTATCTCACAAAACAACAACATTCCGCGCATACAGGGAATTATCGATCGCCTGTGCGGGGAAACGGAAGCATGCAGTCCCGCGGCTTTTCAAAACGGTCCCGCTGTGCACCCATTCCCGCAGCCGGAAACACTGGCGGCACTTTCCGAAACGGACCTTGCACCGCTTCGCTGCGGTTTCCGTGCACGCTACATACTGGACGCCGCCCGCAAAGTGGCGGACGGCAACGTGAATCTGGAAGCGCTGCGCACCGCGCCGCTTGCGGAAGCACGTGCCGTATTGATGCAGATTACCGGTGTGGGGCCAAAGGTGGCAGACTGCACGTTATTATACGGCCTGCACCGCATGGATGCCTTTCCGGTGGACGTCTGGATGAAACGCGCCATGGGGCAGTGGTTTCCCGGTGTTGACCCGGTCTCCTTCGGCTCTGCCGCCGGACTTGCCCAGCAGTATATTTTTGACTGGGTGCGCTCCGGCGCTAGTGAGGAAGAAATTCCCGGATAA
- a CDS encoding patatin-like phospholipase family protein, protein MIGVVDVGGGLRGIYGAGVFDFCLDNGVRFDYCIGVSAGSANVAAYLGGQKGRNYKFYEEYSFRKKYMSLHNFLRTGSYLDLDYVYGTLSNAGGENPLNYAKMRDAAAQMKVVATNALTGKAIYFDKKDIVQDDYHVFSASSCIPVVCHPYIVDGIPCYDGGIADPIPVQKALDDGCDRVVVILTKPEAMLRVPKKDALPARLLRKKYPNAAQALKMRYKTYNDEVALAQKYAHDGKVLIVAPDDCCGLDTLTKDRSCIDLMYRKGLQDGKKILGFLAFDR, encoded by the coding sequence ATGATAGGTGTGGTGGATGTCGGCGGCGGCCTGCGCGGAATTTACGGCGCGGGTGTGTTTGACTTTTGTTTGGATAATGGGGTTCGGTTCGATTACTGCATTGGTGTTTCAGCCGGCAGTGCAAATGTTGCTGCGTACCTTGGCGGACAAAAAGGCCGTAACTATAAATTTTACGAAGAGTATTCTTTTCGAAAAAAATACATGAGTTTGCACAATTTCTTGAGGACAGGCTCTTACTTGGATTTAGACTATGTATACGGAACGTTATCAAATGCGGGTGGTGAAAATCCACTGAATTATGCCAAAATGCGGGATGCAGCGGCGCAGATGAAAGTAGTTGCAACCAACGCGCTGACCGGAAAGGCGATTTACTTCGATAAAAAAGACATCGTGCAGGACGATTATCATGTATTTTCAGCGTCTTCCTGCATTCCGGTTGTCTGCCACCCTTACATAGTGGACGGTATTCCCTGCTACGACGGCGGCATTGCGGACCCGATTCCGGTGCAGAAAGCGCTGGATGACGGCTGTGACAGGGTTGTGGTGATTCTGACAAAGCCGGAAGCAATGCTGCGGGTACCGAAAAAAGACGCTCTGCCGGCACGGCTGCTGCGCAAAAAGTACCCCAATGCCGCGCAGGCGCTGAAAATGCGTTACAAAACCTATAATGATGAAGTTGCGCTTGCGCAGAAATATGCACATGACGGAAAAGTTTTGATTGTTGCCCCTGACGACTGCTGCGGGCTGGACACGCTGACAAAAGACCGCAGCTGCATTGACCTGATGTACCGTAAAGGATTACAAGATGGCAAAAAAATTCTGGGATTTTTGGCATTTGATAGATAA